One Microtus pennsylvanicus isolate mMicPen1 chromosome 3, mMicPen1.hap1, whole genome shotgun sequence DNA window includes the following coding sequences:
- the LOC142845808 gene encoding uncharacterized protein LOC142845808, with translation MYLGDNHVLLNTLCWCCHRKIWLQSGEACYCCRTGPSRP, from the coding sequence ATGTATTTGGGAGATAATCACGTTCTATTGAATACCCTGTGCTGGTGCTGCCATCGAAAAATCTGGTTACAGTCTGGGGAGGCCTGCTACTGCTGCAGGACTGGACCATCTCGGCCCTGA